The genomic region GGCCTTCCGCATCGGCATTGTCGGCCGGTCGGAACAAGGGCAGCCATTGAGCCAGCCGTTTGCGTTGCGTCTCGTCCAGCGCGACGAGGCGGCCGGCGTTGGCATCGAGCCACGCCCGATACGGGGCGGGGTCGTCGACGTCGAAGCGCGCGGGATGCGCGGCGAGCGTCTCGATCCGCAGGCGCTCCGCTTCGCGGAAATCAGCGAAGGCCGCGTTGAACGCGTCGAGCGTGGCGGCATCGGTCGCGAACGATTTCAATTGCGCCAGCGGGCTGCCCTCGAACTTCGACGGTAGCCAGTAGCGGGCGAGCGGTGCGCAGTGTTCTTCCAGCGTGGTCAGTGCCGAAATATCCAGCGTGGCAAGCCGGGTACGCAACTGCGGCACGCTGACGGGCGGCGTGCCGGCCTCGAGTCGGATCAATTCGCCGAGCAGCCCCCGATAGCTGAGGCCGGTCGATTCGTCGACGCGATGCAGCGCGGCATGCTGGCGATCGAGTTCGCCCTCGAGGGCCTCGATTCTCGCGGCCATGCGTTCACGCTGGCGTATCGAACCGTGGTCGAACACGGCACCGTGAAAGATCGCATCCAGTTGCTCGCGGACGGCTCGAATCGTCGGCTCGCGATCCTTGTTGACGTCGTTGAGCATCACGATGCGATCGCCCAGGCCTTCCGCGACGAGACGCTTGCGAACGACTTCCAGTGCCGCATGCTTCTGGCAGACGATCAGCAGGCTCCGGCCTTGTCCGATCGCGTCGGCGACCATGTTGACGATCGTCTGGCTCTTGCCGGTACCCGGCGGCCCTTCGACCAGCAGGCCGGGGCCCTGACGCGCCTGCAGGATGGCCGCTTCCTGCGACGGATCGCTCGCCACCGTCAGGAATCGGTCGAGCTCGGTCGACTTGGCCTCGGACGCATCGTAGTCGGATTTGTCCTTGAGCCGCAGCATCGATTCGAGCGCCGTGCCGGACGGCGACAATTGCTTGAGCTGACGCAGATCCTCGCCGATGGCCTGGCCGGCGAAGTCGACGTGAAAGAGCACGCCGGCGCAGGCGAGACGCGTCGCGCCGGCGGGCAGGTCGAGGGTCGGCGGCGGCAGCGCGCCGAGTTTGCGGCTTTCCACGTCGGCCAGCAGGCCGAACGCATCGACCACGTCGGCTGCTTTCAACGCGGAACGTCCGAGCACCTCGTCGGCTGCGACACGCCACGCCTTGACGGCTTCGCGTCCCAGCAGGCCCTCGAGTGCGGGATTCAGGCGAACCTCTTCGCGCTCGCCGTCAAAAGCCATCGCCACCTGGCGTCGCGTGCCGAGTTCCATCAGCAGTTTGACCGGCCACAACAGAACGGGGGCGATACGAGGGCGCGTCGTGCTGCGATGATCCTTGTGAAGCAGGAACGGGAAACCGAGATAGAGGCCGTCGATGCCGGTATCCCGCTTGTAGAGCGAGGTCTGCCGGTACAGCGTGTTCAACCGGCCCTCGAGCGTTCCGTTTGCACCGAACACGGCCGGGTCCACCGATACCGTCTGGACATTGCGCTGGAGCAGATGGTCGAGCAGTGCGGTGCTGGCGAATCGCTCGCCGTTCAGTTCGTGAAGATCGACGCGCCCCGTGGTCTTGCCGATGGTCATCCGTACCAATGGGCCGCGCAAGACGGTCGTGGCGACTTTTTTCTCGAAGAAGTCGAGGATCTGCGACACGTATTGCTGCTTCTGCGGCTCCAGCCACTGCTCGGCGGGCACCGACAGCAGAACGACCACTTCGTGCAGCGGCAAGCGACGTTCCAGCCGGAACTGCTCCGCCCATTCATCGACTGTCGGGTTGCCGGTGCGCGCGAATCCGGCGATGCGGTCGTCGACGGCATGGAACAGGTCAACGCGCGGCAGCGCAAGCGCGGTCCGGGCAGCCTGGCGATCGAAGACCAGAATCTGCTCTCGTTCCGCGATGGCCGCCGCCTGGTCGAGGATCTCGTCGACCGAGCGAAACTGCGAAATGGCCGCGCTCAGCAGAACGATCAGGTCTTCCTCGCTGAGAACGCGGCGTTCCGACAGCGACAGCAGGCCGTGATGATCGGAATCCGGCAACAACAGGCGTCGCTCTTCCCATTGCGCGCCCAATTGGGCACGCGACGTGGAAAGCAGCGCGATGCGCACCAGGTCCTCGTTCAGTTCGATGCCAAGCTGCGCGGCCCGGTGTCGTACTTCATCGGCTCGAGCGCGTAGCCTGGACAGCCAGCTTTCCGTGCCCAGCCGCGCCAGGAACGTCGGCACCGGCCCGGTCACCAGGTCGTAACCCTCCAACGGGTTGTGCAGCAACCAGCCGGGCGTGACGATGTCGCCGCGCAGAATGAGCGGCATGTCGGGATTCAGCAGCTTGAGCGCGATCATCAGGCGGCCATCGTCATCGACGCCGTCGAGTTGCGCAACCTGGCGCAGGCCGGCCAGCACTTTCGCATCGGCACCGGCTTGTTCCGCCCAGGTCAGGACGACGCCGCGATTCAGGTGATCGCGTGCCGCTTCCCAGTTCTCGCGCTCCGCCGCGGCGAGCGCGAAGATCGCCGGCTTGCGATATTGGCGGGCGCCCAATGCGATGCTGGCGCCTTCGTCGCCATCGGCATCGATCGTCGCCGCCGATGGTGCATCGACCGGTTTGCCGTCCAGCCAGGCCTTGACTTGCGGCCATTGCCAGCGTTGATGTCGATCGCGCGCGAGCAGGCCGCGCAGCAGCAGGTGAAGCGACGGATCCAGGTCGTCCGGCAGCGTGACGCCGTTGGCCAGCACGTGAATCAGAAACGCGCGCGGGTTGATGCCCTCGAAGCAGCGTCCGTCGGTCAGTTGCTCGAGCAGGATCATGCCGAGGCTCCACCAGTCGGACGCCGCGGCGACACCGCCGGCAATGGCCTCGGGCGCCATGTAGCGCGTCGTTTCGAGCGGCGAGACGATATCGAGATCGAATTCGGACAGCCGTGCCGAACCGAAGCCGCTGATGACGAGATCCAGCGGTTCGCGGCTGCGCACCAGCAGCGTGCCGGGCCGCAGGTCCCGATGCCGCAGCCCCACGTCCGAAAACGCCTGCAAGGCCTGGCCCAGTTCATCGACGACATGGCGGATCGTCGCGCTATCGCGGACGGCCATGCCGAGATCCGCCAGCGTCCCGCCACTCATCTCCTCGGCGACTTCGTACGCACGTTGATCCCAGCGTCCGGTAGCGATGATCTCCGGCACATGCTCGCGCGGCAGGCGGCGCACCACGTCGTAGACCGCCGGATCCGGTTCCGCGCCCGGTCGATACAGCGTCAGGACGGCTTGCCGGCCGGTCCCGTCCTGCTGGGCCACGTAGCGTTCGCGCACGCCATCCGTGCTGGAAATCTGGCGCAACAACCGCCAGCCGTCGATCCGCGTTTCTTCGACGGGCGGCGGCGTGTCCTCTGCCGAGCGGCCGGCAGGACCCTCGTCGCCGGCGCCGAGCGGCTGGGCGGCGGCGGGCATGGCCGGATCCGCGCCGCATTCGAGGCACATGAGGTCGCCGTCGTTCATCGGATGGCCGTTCGTGCACGACAACGAGGGCGGCAGGGCAGACCCGGGCACGTCCGCAGCCACTTGCTGGCTAACCGTCTCGACCGTGACCACATCCTGGGGGCGCCAGCCGTTTGCCCGGATCGGTACGCCTGACAAATCCCAGTTGCAAACGGCATCGCCGACCGTGCCGGCACAGTACCACTCGTCCACCGACCGCTCGGTTCGGCAATTCGGGCAAAAACGCATCATGGCTGACATTTCCTGTCTTATCTGTTTCTCGCCTTGTCGGCACTGATCCGGACGTGATGCCCCTGATCGGTCAAAAGGTCTCTCAATCGATGAAAGTCGTCCCGGCCCGGTATCCCCGCGAACCAGACGCTACCGTCCTCGTCGAACATGACGTCCAGCGCCTTGCCGCTGTGCGGCGGCGCGCGCTCGTACTGCGCAAAGCGCGCGTGGCCGAGGGCCGTCAGGCAATGCAATCGCTGGTTGTCGCTGCCGCGCAGCGCGCGTGTCTGCGGCGCGTCGATGTCGAACGGATCGGAGATCAGCGCATCGATCAGGCCGTCGGCGCGGGCCAGCGTATCGGCCAGGGATTCGATCGGGTAGCCGCTGTAGACGAGGATGTCGCCCGCCGACAGTTGCCGCAGGCCATGCAGGAGCGCAATCAGCGCATCGGCCTGCTCGAACGGCTCGCCGCCCGAGATCGTGATGCCGGTGGCGTCAGGCAGCCAGGCTCGGACCTGGGCCAACAGCGCATCGACGGTGGTTTCGCCCCCGGCATGTGCCCAGGTATCCATCGAAATACAGCCCGGGCATCGGACCGCGCAACCCTGAAACCAGATGCCGATCCGCTGCCCCGGCCCGAGCGTCGTCACGGGAAAGTGCAGGCGCGAAACACGGATGTCCATGGCCTACTGCTTTTGCAACTGGAACGAACCCGAGTCGATGCCCGAGATGACGAATCGATCGCCGGCGGCCGCGTCCTGATCGAACAGGCCGCGTGCCAGCGGGTTGAGCAGGTGCGCTTCGATCTGGTTGCGGATGCCGCGCCCGCCGTTGGACAGATCGCCGAGGCATTGCGCCTGGAGCGCGATCCTGGAACTGGCGTCCAGGTCGACGGCGATCCCCTGGGACGCGACGTCGTCGAGCACGGCACGCACCATCTGCTCGAAGATCTCCGTCGCGACATCGTCGCGGATGAAGTCGAAGACGATGATGTTTTCGCCGATGCGGTTCAGGATTTCAGGCCGGTTCAGGACCAACTTGAAATGCTGCTGGATTTCCCCGAGTACCTTTTTCTGGATGTCCGCAAAGGCGTTTCCTGGATGGATATTCGCGACGCGCTGACCCGATTCGTCCTGGCGGTAAATGCCGAGATTCGACGTGAAAACGATCAGCGCTTCGGAAAAATACACGCGGTCGCCGCGCCCTGACGTCAGCACGCCGTCATCGAGGATTTGCAGAAATTTGTCGAGAATGCGCGGATGCGCTTTTTCGATTTCGTCGAAGAGCACCACGCTGAACGGGCGTTCGCGAATCGCATTCGTCAATTCTCCGCCGACGTCGTAGCCGACGTAGCCGGGCGGCGCGCCGATGAGTCGCTGGTCGGCGTGTTCCGCGCTGAATTCCGACATGTCGAAGCGGATGTAGGCGCTTTCGTCGCCGAACAGCAGGCTCGTGATCGTTTTGGCGAGTTCGGTTTTCCCGACGCCGGTCGGGCCGGCGAGGAAGGCGACACCGCGCGGCCGGTTGCCTTTCCGTTGAGAACCCACCCCCGTCATGGCGCGCTTGACGAGATCGAGCATGTGCATGACTGCATGCGCTTGCCCTTTGACGCGGCGGCGAATGAACGCGTCGGCGTGACGGATCTTGTCGCGGTCGATTTGCTGCCACGGATCCTCGGTGACGCCCACTTTATAACGTCGCACGGCGTCGGCAATTTTATCGAGGGGCACCTGCTCGACGCGGGCGAGCGTGGCGATCGCATTCATGTCGGCGAGCAGCAATCCCTCGGAGCCGTCGACGAAGGCGGATGCCGCCTCGGCCAGATGATCCGGCGTAGCGGCCTGCGCACCGGGTACGCCGCGCAGCAATGCACCGGCCAACGCGCGACGGGCGGCACTGTCGGGTTTCGACACGGGAATATGCCGGATGCGCGGATTGTCGATCAGCAACCAGTCCGGCAGATCGCCTTCCTTGTCGACGATCCAGATCACGGTATTGAAAAACGGACGTCGCAGTTCTCCCGCGGGGCGGGGGGCCGCCATATGTGCCAGCACCAGGGCGCGTGTGAACAGCGTGTGCTCGGCCGGGTTCAGCGTTTCGGCGCGAATCGCCAGTCGAGAAGCAAAATCGACGACGAGGGCAACCGGCGGGCCGGGCAGCGCGGTCAGGCGTTCAATGCATGCGGTGAGTACATCGATGCCGCCCGGCGCCGTGCCATCGACCGGTGTCAGGCCGAGACGTCGCAGGGTTTCATCGGGAGGCTCCGTGGGCGATACCCGGCTATCGGGCACCGTGAAGCCTGAAACCGGATTCCAGACGACCAGCTGCGCATAACCCGCCTCGCGGAGATTGTCGCCGAGCGTATTCACCAGCGACTGCGCCGTCACCACGTCGGGGGCGACTTCACAGGCCTGCAAATCGCGGACGTTTCCCGAGAGCACGAACTGGCTTTTCAACGGGAGGAAACGCAGCAGATCCCGTAACCATCTGGGTTTGACGTAGGCAGGCATGTCGTGATGGTGCGCAAAGAAAGCGAAAGCAAAACGTTATCATAGCCGCCCGACCGATATATACCGAATGAATAGGGCGATCGGAAACGCGTCGATCGTTTTATCGGCGTCGAGAAATGAATCTCGACGGCGCTATTCATTTTCCGGTTTAGCCCAGCAACCCCGCGACCACATCGACGATCCGCTGCAGCAGCGCTTCGTCATAAGGCAGCCACGGCACCGCGCGCAGCGGCGACGGCGGCGGTTCGATCGCGGGTTCGACGGGTTCGCCGTCGCGTGTCACGCGCCCGGTCGCGCAATGCACCGACCACGCGCCGACGCGCACATGGCGTTCGTCGAGCGTCACCCGGCCTTGCGCGATCGGCTCCGCGAACACGAGCGCGAGCACCTGCTTGCGATGCCGCGCCATCGCGCCGAGCGGCAGGTCGGACAGCCGGTGCAGGCGCTGCTCGCGCGCGTTCCGCGCGGCGCGCTGGCGCACCGGGTCCGCCGGCGTGTCGGCCGCGCGCGGCGCTTCATCGTCGAGCGCGAAGGCGGCGACGCTGACGAGCAGGTCGACCGCACGCGCCACTTCCGAGAACACGACGGGATCGATTTCACCGATCGGGCAGGCCATCCAGCGCCGCTCGTGCCTGCGTTCGACGTGCAGCCGGCCCGACGTGCCCTGGCCGTCCGTGCCGGGAAAGAGCCGCGCGGCGACGCTGAAGGTCGCGCGCACGTCGCCGAACTCGCGTGCAAGGCCGTCGTCGTACGCGCGGATCGACCAGCCTTCGCGGCGCGCGACGCCGAGCAGCGGGCGGCTCGCGAGGACATGACCTTCGAACATTGCGGAATGACTGGTCGCGGTGTCTTCGTCGGCCGGCACGTAGAACTCGCGGAACGCCTGCCGAACGGGCTGCCGGATCGCACGGCCGACGATCGCGCGCTGCCACGCGAGCCGCTCGTCAGCATCGGCCAGCAGCGGATGCCAGAGCCGGATCTCGCTGTCGACGTCGAGTTCGCACGCCACGCCGGCGGCGTCGCGCAGTACGACCTTGCCCTTCGCGATATCGGGCATGAACGAGACCGTCGCGCCGTCGCGCGCGCGTGCCTGCCAGATCGTGCGGGTCGAGAACGCGGCGCCGGCCGGCGCATCGACGAGGCGCTCGCGCCATTCGGCATGGCCGAGCGTCATCGACTGCCAGAAACCCGCTTCCATGCAGGTGGCGAGCATCGTGAGCTGCTTCTTGTCGGGTTTCGCGTCGAGCGTCATGCGCAGCGCGGTGTGCGGTCGTTCGCCGAGCGCGCGTTCAGCGGGCTTCAGGTTACGCGCGAGCTTCTTCTGCACGCCCGCGTGGCGCACGGCGGCCAGCGCATCGCGCAGCGCACGCACGCTCTCGGGTGTCGGGATCGTCTCGACCGCATGGCCGAGCGCGATCGCGAGCGATTGCGACGGCGCGGTTTTCGCGGCGGTCGGCGCGACGCACACGCCGGTCAGCAGCGGCCCGATCAGCGGGGGGAGCCACGGCGCGTCGCGATAGGCCGCGACGCGCGCCGCGCGCGCGACGACCTGCGCGTCGTCGGTCGTGAACGCGCGATCGGCCTGATAGGGGACGTCACCCGCGTGAATCGCGGCGACGTGCCGCGCGGCGTCGGTCAGCGTGTCGCGCGCGAAGTCGACGTAAGCGGGCTCTTCCGCGAGCGTGGCGGCCGGATCGTCGGCGTTGAACCACAGCCGTTTCGGCGCGAAATAGCCGTCGTTCGTCGCGGCCAGCGCGAGCAGCGCCGCCGGCCCGAGTTCGGGCAGCACGTCGAGCTCGCGCACGCGCGCCGGTGAATCGGCATTCAACTGCGCATACGCGTCGCGCAAGGCAGTGATGTCGCGCTGGCCGGCGAACGCGTGCAGGGCATATTTCCCGTACACGGAGAGTCTTTGCAGGCCGTCGTTCTGCGGTTCGCCGAGGATGCGCGCGAGTTCGGCCTGCAGTGCGGGCGCGGGCAGCGCGTCGAGACACGACAGTTCCTGTAACGCGCGCTGCCACGCGCCGGCCGGAATGTCGCGGAACAGTTCGAGCGCGGCTTCGGCGTCGACGAGCGGCGCGAGCTCGAGCGCGTCGATCTGGGTGCGCAGCCAGCGCGCGAACTCGGCGCGCGGATCGTCGTACGCGTAGTCGTGTTGCGCGACGTGTTCCTCGGTGCGGCGCAGCGCGGGCCATACAGCGCCGAGCGCGTGCGCGTCGAGCGTCGACAGGTCGAGCGGTGCGCCGGTGAAGCGCGGGTGGTCGGCAGTGCCGGTCAGCCGCGCGACGAGCTGGTCGACGAGGGGCGGGTGGACGGATTCGGTCATGAGGTTGGGCGGCCCTCGCGTGGCGGGATCGGATCGGCTTGGGTGGTGTCGTGGCGTCAGCGCGGCCGCAGGCGCTCGACCATCTCGTGGATGACGATATGGCGGATCGCGCGCAGCAGGTGCATCTCACCGCCGAGCGTCGCCGTGAGTTCGGGGCGGGCAGTCTTCATCGCGTCGTTGTCGGCGGCGATCTCGAGCAGCAGCGCGTCGGCCTGCACCGGAATGCGCGCGAGCAGTTCGTCGATGTGGCGCTGCGCGGTCGCGCGCGTCAGCCCGAGCGTCGCGCCGGCCTGGTCGAGCACGTCGCGCGTGAAATCCGCATAGCGCTGCA from Burkholderia sp. HI2500 harbors:
- a CDS encoding AAA domain-containing protein, whose translation is MMRFCPNCRTERSVDEWYCAGTVGDAVCNWDLSGVPIRANGWRPQDVVTVETVSQQVAADVPGSALPPSLSCTNGHPMNDGDLMCLECGADPAMPAAAQPLGAGDEGPAGRSAEDTPPPVEETRIDGWRLLRQISSTDGVRERYVAQQDGTGRQAVLTLYRPGAEPDPAVYDVVRRLPREHVPEIIATGRWDQRAYEVAEEMSGGTLADLGMAVRDSATIRHVVDELGQALQAFSDVGLRHRDLRPGTLLVRSREPLDLVISGFGSARLSEFDLDIVSPLETTRYMAPEAIAGGVAAASDWWSLGMILLEQLTDGRCFEGINPRAFLIHVLANGVTLPDDLDPSLHLLLRGLLARDRHQRWQWPQVKAWLDGKPVDAPSAATIDADGDEGASIALGARQYRKPAIFALAAAERENWEAARDHLNRGVVLTWAEQAGADAKVLAGLRQVAQLDGVDDDGRLMIALKLLNPDMPLILRGDIVTPGWLLHNPLEGYDLVTGPVPTFLARLGTESWLSRLRARADEVRHRAAQLGIELNEDLVRIALLSTSRAQLGAQWEERRLLLPDSDHHGLLSLSERRVLSEEDLIVLLSAAISQFRSVDEILDQAAAIAEREQILVFDRQAARTALALPRVDLFHAVDDRIAGFARTGNPTVDEWAEQFRLERRLPLHEVVVLLSVPAEQWLEPQKQQYVSQILDFFEKKVATTVLRGPLVRMTIGKTTGRVDLHELNGERFASTALLDHLLQRNVQTVSVDPAVFGANGTLEGRLNTLYRQTSLYKRDTGIDGLYLGFPFLLHKDHRSTTRPRIAPVLLWPVKLLMELGTRRQVAMAFDGEREEVRLNPALEGLLGREAVKAWRVAADEVLGRSALKAADVVDAFGLLADVESRKLGALPPPTLDLPAGATRLACAGVLFHVDFAGQAIGEDLRQLKQLSPSGTALESMLRLKDKSDYDASEAKSTELDRFLTVASDPSQEAAILQARQGPGLLVEGPPGTGKSQTIVNMVADAIGQGRSLLIVCQKHAALEVVRKRLVAEGLGDRIVMLNDVNKDREPTIRAVREQLDAIFHGAVFDHGSIRQRERMAARIEALEGELDRQHAALHRVDESTGLSYRGLLGELIRLEAGTPPVSVPQLRTRLATLDISALTTLEEHCAPLARYWLPSKFEGSPLAQLKSFATDAATLDAFNAAFADFREAERLRIETLAAHPARFDVDDPAPYRAWLDANAGRLVALDETQRKRLAQWLPLFRPADNADAEGHRYYTALGALHRDLLAVDTSGFDAVLSAAVAHLPDPALRKLEAQATLATRAPSLLRRLNPVTYLRRGRLMKFVTGCGAPATDETLRKLLAASRLEQTWRPLRDTLNTISRALHLETVEPACGPALADACLTRLRQLEEIRELAQHLAIAPRGDEFDSAVMTGDRAPVEQLLDGFETAFVRHNARQHSLRALRLLDEWLSAELVTACRQAIADNISYQAPLNRIGDALPTLAAYQQFRTRARHVSADALDVFAIMRDHEDALTRLPPERLDDAVRRMINREARLGWKRRMEQDHPELLLDQSETAARIEALAAADAEMRRLNREMLRNGIDHGRLGSARDWEDVTRLTGRRSRRLREFIELGTGLGLMALRPVWLMNPDVASRVLPLKSGLFDSVVYDEASQMPVEYAIPTLFRGNLSIVSGDEKQMPPTAFFSSRADSDETDIFDGEQPDEGATEDERERFEDTWNRREIKDCPDVLQLARSALPVSTLQIHYRSAYRELIGYSNAAFYENNLSVPVRHPDATVREVKPLELIQVNGLYEQQTNSDEADRVVAYLAQLWQQPYAQRPSVGVVTFNRKQADLILERLEQRAEEDEAFRDAYREELERTDRGEDMAVFVKNVENVQGDERDIIVFSTTFGRNGQGTFRRMFGVLGQSGGERRLNVAVTRARHKVVLITSMPIREISDMLTTQRKPAIPRDYLQGYMEYARAMSNGELPAGRALLGRMSSERAHAKLRQTGGVDGFAEDVLAYLQELGLSPVPAQEGDAFGLDFAIADPETGLYAIGIECDAPRHPLLEHARAREIWRPSVLGRAIPTLHRVSSQAWYHEPETEKARLKAAVAQALNQEVMA
- a CDS encoding 4Fe-4S single cluster domain-containing protein, producing MDIRVSRLHFPVTTLGPGQRIGIWFQGCAVRCPGCISMDTWAHAGGETTVDALLAQVRAWLPDATGITISGGEPFEQADALIALLHGLRQLSAGDILVYSGYPIESLADTLARADGLIDALISDPFDIDAPQTRALRGSDNQRLHCLTALGHARFAQYERAPPHSGKALDVMFDEDGSVWFAGIPGRDDFHRLRDLLTDQGHHVRISADKARNR
- a CDS encoding AAA family ATPase, which translates into the protein MPAYVKPRWLRDLLRFLPLKSQFVLSGNVRDLQACEVAPDVVTAQSLVNTLGDNLREAGYAQLVVWNPVSGFTVPDSRVSPTEPPDETLRRLGLTPVDGTAPGGIDVLTACIERLTALPGPPVALVVDFASRLAIRAETLNPAEHTLFTRALVLAHMAAPRPAGELRRPFFNTVIWIVDKEGDLPDWLLIDNPRIRHIPVSKPDSAARRALAGALLRGVPGAQAATPDHLAEAASAFVDGSEGLLLADMNAIATLARVEQVPLDKIADAVRRYKVGVTEDPWQQIDRDKIRHADAFIRRRVKGQAHAVMHMLDLVKRAMTGVGSQRKGNRPRGVAFLAGPTGVGKTELAKTITSLLFGDESAYIRFDMSEFSAEHADQRLIGAPPGYVGYDVGGELTNAIRERPFSVVLFDEIEKAHPRILDKFLQILDDGVLTSGRGDRVYFSEALIVFTSNLGIYRQDESGQRVANIHPGNAFADIQKKVLGEIQQHFKLVLNRPEILNRIGENIIVFDFIRDDVATEIFEQMVRAVLDDVASQGIAVDLDASSRIALQAQCLGDLSNGGRGIRNQIEAHLLNPLARGLFDQDAAAGDRFVISGIDSGSFQLQKQ
- a CDS encoding DUF4132 domain-containing protein yields the protein MTESVHPPLVDQLVARLTGTADHPRFTGAPLDLSTLDAHALGAVWPALRRTEEHVAQHDYAYDDPRAEFARWLRTQIDALELAPLVDAEAALELFRDIPAGAWQRALQELSCLDALPAPALQAELARILGEPQNDGLQRLSVYGKYALHAFAGQRDITALRDAYAQLNADSPARVRELDVLPELGPAALLALAATNDGYFAPKRLWFNADDPAATLAEEPAYVDFARDTLTDAARHVAAIHAGDVPYQADRAFTTDDAQVVARAARVAAYRDAPWLPPLIGPLLTGVCVAPTAAKTAPSQSLAIALGHAVETIPTPESVRALRDALAAVRHAGVQKKLARNLKPAERALGERPHTALRMTLDAKPDKKQLTMLATCMEAGFWQSMTLGHAEWRERLVDAPAGAAFSTRTIWQARARDGATVSFMPDIAKGKVVLRDAAGVACELDVDSEIRLWHPLLADADERLAWQRAIVGRAIRQPVRQAFREFYVPADEDTATSHSAMFEGHVLASRPLLGVARREGWSIRAYDDGLAREFGDVRATFSVAARLFPGTDGQGTSGRLHVERRHERRWMACPIGEIDPVVFSEVARAVDLLVSVAAFALDDEAPRAADTPADPVRQRAARNAREQRLHRLSDLPLGAMARHRKQVLALVFAEPIAQGRVTLDERHVRVGAWSVHCATGRVTRDGEPVEPAIEPPPSPLRAVPWLPYDEALLQRIVDVVAGLLG